GGAAAAAGTGGTGAAATCAGGCATGACCGGCTGGAGTCATGCCTGATTTCCTAGTAAATATCCGCCTGCATTAGCTGTCTTCGCCTCAAGCTTCTGTCACCTCTATGGAAAGCTGCAGCTCAAGGCGACACACCAAGTATACATAATTCATTTGTGATTAGGGAATACCCTTCTTAAGTTAACACAGGCTTCCCTCGCCACCATGTAACTCAACgacagtgagaaagagagaggctgtGGGGTGCATATCAGAGGTTGAATGTCAGTGGCGCTACTGCTCGTGCGGGGCGTCAATCATTTTGAGTTTCCCGTTCCGTTTTCTTTATTGCACTGTAAGGAGGCACTTGTAGACAGGTAAACTAACCCCTTGCTCCTTCCCTTCTCCTGTGTCTTGTCATTTTTGTTGTGTGCGGTCACTCTGGGGTTTCCAGTATCTGCAGACTCTCCACTTGCAGTCCTGCGACCTCCTAGATGTATTCGGAGGCATCAGCTTCTTCCCACTGGATAAGATGACCTACCTGAAGATCCAGTCCTTTGTCaacagagtggaggagagcctcAGCCTGATCAAATACACAGCCTTCCTGTATAATGACCAGCTTATCTGGTACAGAGTgcttgttgaaaatgtttcctTAACCGTGTGTGCCTTCTCCCTGACATCCACTACCTAGGAATTGATGGCTTCTACAATCTTGTATAAATCGAAACATTAGCCTCTGCAAACACATCATGACATGCTGTGTAAACAGAGGTGGATTTAAACATAACCTCTAATCCTCTTTGTGGTTTATGTCCTCCCTGGCACGCCACTTGCCTTTAATTTCACTGTCAACCTCCAGTGTAAGCACGGGGGGGGATTATGTGATTTCTAATGAATTGACTTGAGAGCAGCGTGATCATTTAATGCAAACTGTCAATAGACAAATAAAGATGAGCTGTTTAATTATTGTCCAAATTAAGTAGCTGCATCGTGTGCTTTCATGCTCGGCTCTGGAGTATTGATTGTAGCGCGTTTTACAACCACTGCTGAACTATAATTACCCCCAGGAGAGACACAATTATGATTTTGCACAGTGTGTTGTGAAGGTTATAAGGTTTAAAGGTTTAGcctcttttgttttgtctgcaggAGCGGATTGGAACAAGACGATATGCGGATCCTGTACAAGTACCTGACCACCTCACTGTTCCCCAGACACTCTGAACCAGAGGTGAGGAGATGGGAGAGCCAAATGAaccaattaaaaaataacagcGCACACTTTGCTAAGGGCACAGAGGAGTGCAGTTTagaatttggtgcgatttggacatgcggtacattcaacattaataaaccttgaataaacaGGCTGGGATATCAATATCAATCAAATTTGCTTAAGTATGTGTTGCTAATGTTACAATTTCatgtttggtgtgttttttgAATTGTAGACGCACCCAAACATAGATGAACATATTTGGAGCTGGTGGTCATAAACTCAAACTTAAACACATTAATGATGAACTGTAAAGGAGTTATAATATGAATGGTCCTGACAGATCGCACAAGACTGTTGACCACAATATGAGGCATTATTATTGCTTCCACAGCGAAGCCACACATTCTCACTTCACCATTTTGTCTTCTCTCCTGTCAGTTGGCCGGCAGGGACTCTCCTCTGAGGCCAGAGGTCGCAGGGAATTTATTGCACTACGGAAGGTAAGTGTCGGTATAGGTGTACCTGCTTCTTCTGCACAGGATAGGatcaaaaagagaagaaaatttGTAATATCAAGTAAAGACAAAGCATTGCACATCCAAAAGCGTACTGATACTTGATGTGCACATGAATGTTTGCATGAGAATGTGTATCTGATTGCCAGCTTTATGTGGTTTTCCACCGGCAGTGAGTTTTTCTTGGAATCAGATACGGAGGAAACTCCCTTTGCTAACACATTGTTGTCAAACAGCAGGAGTAAGTGTATTGTATGTATCTTCTGAGTTTCAGTGTACATATGCAACAAGACAAAGTTGGCTCAGGTACTTAAATTCTTACAAAACCTGTGTCTTGTGATGACTTTGTTTCAGCTTGAGGTGACTCAAGTGTAAAGGTGAAGTTTGGCGGCTGCAGTCCAAGTCTGACTCCTGCTGAGCTGTCAtgggacagaaaacacaattttacaTGACACACTAGAATATACAGATTACAGTGTTGAGGCCAGAGGTGTTTGCTCTAATGTCACGCCTCCTCTTTTATACTAGTATTATGGAAGTCATAATCTTTGTCAGATCACCTCTACCACAGCCGCTCTCTGAATATTCCCTCTGCTGAACACATCTGTTCTCTCCAGGTTTTTGACAGGACCCACCAACCTTAAAGATCCAGAGGCCAAATTCAGATTCCCCAAAATCTTTGTCAGCACACAGGACGGCTACGAAGAGCTGCATCTTATTGTTTATAAGGTACGGTAGAGTAAATGTGATCTGTTATTTCGTGACAGTCTACAGGagtaaatatattaaaataggGGGGAAGTTGTTATTCATTTTTTCAGGTGAGACTCGTAATCTGTAATGGGGGGGATGTGTTTATGAACAGTAGATTTAGGATGATCTATTCCATTGCTCTATTAaacgatatggatttttggggatTAGACTGCagagttttaaaatgatgaaatacgTCCCATGATGCTTATCATCACgttaatgtaatttctaacCTGAGTGACCTTGACTCTGCATTTAAAACCTGCACTGATCTGCCCTCTTCCAGGCGATGAGCGCTGCAGCTTGTTTTATGATCAGTGGTAAGTGTGCACCTACTTCTATGATGAATTATCCCTTTTcctagtttattttttataatttgattCTATTATGTTGCTCTTTTATAATATTTTGACCATTCTGCAGCTCGTATAGAGCTAAAATATGAACTTGTATTCCTCCTGTCCCCCTTCCCAGCTTCTGTGGACCTGACGAGGGAGTTCTGTGAAGAGTTGGACGGCTTGGTGGGACCTCAGCTCACCTTGCTGGCATCTGATATATGTGAACAGTTCACCGTTAACCGCAGGATATCAGGGTCAGTTGAGAATCCACCACTGTCTGAATTTCTAACCCGCCTCCTTatgttttccctctttctctctccacataTCAGTTGCCTGCTTTTGAGACAGTCTAGAAATAATGTAATTACACCAGAgaattttcacatttgaagagCTAGAATAAGaagttgtttatattttacatacatCTTATTTTAACTGACAGCATACGAAATCCTaatatgaaaatgtacaaagcccgttttaaaactaaatgaatgCGATGAAAAAGCTGCACAGCTAAATGACAGATACACAACTGATGATGGTTCCCTAACTTTCACTAACATCTGCTGATGATTGGCAATTGAtcataaatatatttcagaGGATTTccaaacgtacaagggatacTGACCatctttaaaataatgaataattatttatttaaaaaaagaattttgACTAGTTCTTCTCAAAAAACAAGGTTGCATGGTGAATGAAGTAGCCGTGTCATCAGTTTGCAGTTGTTCCTTTGTATTAACTCTGTCTGGTTGCCAGTGATAGATGAAACTCTAATACCATTAAATATTGTCTTGGCACATTGTGTGGGTAACTGAAGCAGTGTAGCTTTAAAGTCTGGCACCCCGGCCTGCTCTCCTTTAACCCCAGCTTCAGATACGCCCTGGCCTGTAATCTAAGACTGGACTCTCTGGCCCAGACAATTTGATGGGCTCCTTTTTAATCACTGTAGTGAAGAATCCACTAAATAAATAATGCCGTCCCTAATTTCTCTGCTGGCACTCCGGTTCGTGTCCTGATTTGGCCTGGTGACACTGTCAATGAGCTGCAGCATAGATATGAATCAGTTATACGACCTGTTTTAATACATGTCAGGTAACTGCCCTTAGCATCCAGAGTGATTACTTGCTGTGTTACAGTCTCTGCCCCAGAGAGAACTGAGCTCTTAAACCTCACAATAGTGGGATCTCACCGTCGTATAGAGGGGCCATGGCTCCAGGTTTAGTGTTAAAACACAAGATGTGTCATTCCTCTCAATGTACTTGCAACTTCTCCTGCTTTGCGACACACAAgatgaaaaaaggagaaatgtgcGCACAATGGGGTTCAGACTTTCTACGTGTGTGAtgcctctttttcatcttgagatctgtgttctttttgtttagttttttccagttttgcattAAGCGCATTTTTGAAACATCTTTCTCCAGAGGATCACCTGCTGTTCTCTCACATGGGCTCTTTCGGATATAATCCAGATTTTTCACCacggggctggcaggagaaactacGGAGAATAGCACCTCCTCTGaatcatttcaggagattatcagttcagtgcatgtctgaaagctgcttcatagaaatcagtcccctatATATGccagatctttttttcttatcaAGAGCTATGTATTATTCCTTGGGAAATTCTTGAGAAtgtcaaaaacaacaagaaattCATCAAATAAATTCCTAGATCCGGCTCTTTGTCTGGGTCAAACATTTGATGAGtcctttcttggcccatgtcccatccttccaacaCGTTTTGTGGAAATGTGCTGAGTAGTTTTGGTTTAATcctgatgacaaacaaacaaaacaacttcatcacCTCCTTGGCAGACGTAATGAAGTTGTATCCTTTGAACAGATGAATCATCTTTATTCACTAAAGACTGGTCCTTGTTTTGCCTcttgtttatttagtttaatttatctgttcttttatttattgtgtccATACAGGCCAGAGAAGGAGCCTCAGTTTAAGTTCATCTACTTCAACCACATGAACCTGGCGGAGAAAAGCACCATCCACATGAGGAAGACAGCCAGTGTTTGCCTTACCTCTGTCCACCCTGACCTCATGAAGATCCTGGGAGACATCAACTGTGACTTTGCCAGGTACAGCAGAGAACATCCACTTCGTGAGAGTGCAGCAGTACTTATCTTTACCAAATGCCTTCCAggcattttccagagtttttctTGGGGCTGGCCACAAATCATTTCTGTGGTATTCTTGGTTTTCCCAGTAGAAACCAAAGAGATGCtataattgatttgttttagtTATGGAAACCTTTCAGTGTCAGTGGATGATACGGCAGCATGAGGCCATTAAACGTCGTTTGACGTGGTCATGAGACTGTAGTCATGTGAACGTTTTCAGTCGGTGGGATGAAACCGTGGCATCGACGTTTATCTCAAAAACagtgttaatttgtgtttatatagttgTTGTGTAGTTGCTGCTCGTCATCTTATCTTGTCAGCAAGGTCAAAACTCACTCACTGTGCTGTTATCtcaattaaatatttgattttagGTAATTACATGTGgttctcttgtttgtttgtaatgttaaatattatttagTACACAAAACTTCAAAGAATATTAAAGTTTATGACTTTTTGAAATCACATCATAGCTGCTTTCAAAAATGCacttttctccggaggaggtgcatgcaaatgttCCAGTGAGtgttatttctatatattttgttcttctttctgtTCTAAGTTTTGTCTGTCTCACTCCCAGggttgatgaagatgaagaaatcATCGTAAAAGCAATGACGGACTACTGGGTCGTCGGTAAGAAGTCAGACCAGAGAGAACTGTACGTGATCCTGAACCAGAAGAACGCCAACCTGATCGAAGTAAACGGTATGTCTCCTCCACCCGGTGAAGAGTAAATCTGTGTCATTACAGCCACAGTAGACAATCCACCCTGCTACTTAATCTCCTCTTCACCCTTAAagcctttttctcttttctcttccacaGAGGAGGTTAAGAGGCTTTGTGCAACACAGTTCAACAACATATTCTTCTTGGACTGATGACGCGGAGCGACTGTTCCAGCACACTAAAAACTGTCACTGTTGAGGGTTGTCATGACAGCATCAGCGTAATGCAATAATTGcattgtaaaatacaaaaaaatataataaaaagcttttttttatttaatctacaagaaattaatgtaattatgtgtaaaaatccagatttttactgtacatgtccttttctttcattttctttgtacatacatgtttctttttgatttctttcCGATTAGAAGTTGttcatgcattttctttttgtaatgaACACATTGTGACagtttttcaaattaatttaaaacgCTGACAGCAGTTTACTCCAGAccctttaaagttttaaagatttcatcatatcaaaaatattttctttgtaaaCAACTGTGctaactttaaataaattaagagTTAATGTGTGACAAATGTCTTTTTTGGGTTTAGAAGCTTGACAATGACTAAACTTTTGCACCATCTTCCAAatgacaacatcatcatcactgacTCCACGATGGTTGTAATGTTTTaacacctgtttgtttgtttgtttgtttgttaattaattagtttttttgtttattgaatTGATTTCCTAAAACTTGGTGGTAGTATTGGACATTAGCCAAGAAAGAAATCATTGAATTTTAGCATGGATGTGAACCAAGGGTCTGACTtagaatttttttctttaatgcgAGATaaagcatttgttttatttctcagatttcccaggaaatggatcttgatgataaatATGTgacatgttaaggggactgatattcatggGCGTGTacaatttggttcagatccaaataTATATCtagatctagtggatttaaatgtggttccataAGGGGGCTCAtgttaacaatgtttattttataagaGTTGCAGACACGGGCACCAACTTGGCGATTAACCTGCTCAGAACTGGAGGTCGAAGATGTTTCCAGCTGAATTATTCTGAGCTTTTGATTCAGTTTTATGATGAGCAATCTGTAGTCGATGCAAAAATATAAGAAGGTAGAATCAACCTCACCATGTCCCAGGCCAAAGACCCTTTTATATGAATCTGAGTTGCATGCCAACCCATAATTACTTGGTGCCCTTTAGGCCAAGACAGCATAAAGTACATTCCCTAATACTGTACTGTCCCcttaattagaaaataaatggcAAAGCGAAACAGTTGTGTTTGAGcacagtgtgtgaatgcatgaaGGAAATATAATTACATGATTATAAGCGAAAATCGAAATAAATACTTGCATAAACAAACTAATGCATATAGAGATaaagaaaagtacattttacaatgaaaaaTGCTATTATGTATCCTATTGTTTACCTTCAAATGTGgtttgaaatgtgctatatagATACAGTTGACTTATTATTTCTGTATagctacatttatttatttcatatttatgtgtCCATTTGTTACTCGGGTTTAACTCAGTCTAAAACATGGTTGGTTATAGCCATgtgatttttcatttgtttatgtatttaattttgtatccctacatttatttaattatttaaagtcATGTaatttttggttttaattaaatgttgCTAAGGAATTTGGTATTGAAAGAAGTATTCATGTAGGTCATCACAGAACAGACATGTAATTTAGTTCACGGcctaaaaacacattgaaatgtttcatttgCACGTCATACTCCAGACCAGTAGGTGACATCAGGTCAAATCCGTGGGTTGTTGTGAGTAGAGAAAACTAAcccgaagaagaagaagaaaaaaagagccaatcagagctcacaCTGGAGCTCTgactctcagccaatcagcgtCCTACCAGATGAATTTCAAAAAGTCGCCCGCcatgattgttgtgttttcagactgAGCTGAAGTCCGTCCgttgtttttcaggtttttgtttttaactctgCGACCAAAGGCAgtttttttgtgcgtgtgttttttaaCAAAGGATCAGGTGAGATGTGTGTATGATTGTAAATTGTCTAAATGCTAGTTTGGGTCTTTTGTTGCCAACTGAACAGTTAACGTGACTCGTGGCTTCCTGTTCATCCGCAGTAGTTCAGCGCACGGTTGCTAATTTTGGAtgctaacaaacacattcaaatccCATTTGGATCCAGTTTTTTTTAGGCTTTGGCATTTACAACAGATACGTGTTCATTATGTTGAGAGGCTGAAGTGAaattgttaaagttaaagttcgCTCCACGACGTAGTGTTTATACCACTATTTAAGCTCGTTAAACTCGTAATGTGTTACTCTTCTctaaatacaaatgtgtgtgtctgtgcttgtgggcgtgcgtgtgtgtgtgttggctctTTTCGCCTTTTAGTGTTCGTCACTTTAATAAAGTTTTGTAaatttaagtacatttttggATTTCAGGAACATTAGCCTGTTAGCTAACTGGTTCGCCCATATTTAAAGGCACAAGCTACATGTATATATTAGTCAGGGGACAGCATTCATGTTACATTAATGATATTTGAACGAACAtccttattttgtttttgagagGAAACTGCTACTACCAGCAACTTAATACACATTATATagatgtttttaacatttggtTAAAGATAATAAATTGAGAAAATGAGTTATTTCTACCTTAGTATCAGTTCCTACAATTACTTGTGCgtgtttgtgatgtgtgtaatttgtgtaGTAACTGTCAAATGCAGTATTTCTCTAATGCATAGTCTTGTGTTCCTCCTACAGATTTTTCCAGATACCATGGAGTCTCGCTTTTCTCACCTGCGCCAGCGGGACACCAGTGTGTCCATGCTGAGAGTAAAATTGTCCCGCAGAAGGTCTCAGTCCCAGAAGGAGAATCGAGATCGGGCCGTGAACACACGCAGGCAGCTGGACAAGCTCCCAGAGCTGGAAGTCTCCTCCCTGGACGCTTCCATCGCGATGGCCAACATGTCAACCATCAACGAGAAAACTCTGAACACTGCACAGTCTGCAAAAAGTAATGTTTCGATATCCTTGAGCTCAGACCTAATAACCTGTGCAGGCACACACTACAATAACCCtatattttaatgattta
This is a stretch of genomic DNA from Hippoglossus stenolepis isolate QCI-W04-F060 chromosome 21, HSTE1.2, whole genome shotgun sequence. It encodes these proteins:
- the ccz1 gene encoding vacuolar fusion protein CCZ1 homolog, translating into MLMISPRMASGMQEKQFTPCLLNFFVYNPTFGPREGEEEKKILFYHPSDVEKNEKIRNVGLCEAIVQFTRTFCPTKPAKSLHTQKNRQFFFEPEDNFWIVMVVRNPMIEKPNKDGKPPTIEYQEEEILDTVYGAVVRQCYSMYKLFNGTFVRAMEAGGVELLIQKLEKFFYRYLQTLHLQSCDLLDVFGGISFFPLDKMTYLKIQSFVNRVEESLSLIKYTAFLYNDQLIWSGLEQDDMRILYKYLTTSLFPRHSEPELAGRDSPLRPEVAGNLLHYGRFLTGPTNLKDPEAKFRFPKIFVSTQDGYEELHLIVYKAMSAAACFMISASVDLTREFCEELDGLVGPQLTLLASDICEQFTVNRRISGPEKEPQFKFIYFNHMNLAEKSTIHMRKTASVCLTSVHPDLMKILGDINCDFARVDEDEEIIVKAMTDYWVVGKKSDQRELYVILNQKNANLIEVNEEVKRLCATQFNNIFFLD